A DNA window from Suncus etruscus isolate mSunEtr1 chromosome 8, mSunEtr1.pri.cur, whole genome shotgun sequence contains the following coding sequences:
- the ENDOD1 gene encoding endonuclease domain-containing 1 protein, with translation MGPAPRLALALLAALLAPRAARRVPDAEEGFGDCDGFFYAGAAPAGRFQDALKLCQRSGGAARFATLYSTRHRAPLFSAFRAPGPARPADAPRWLLEPQIEDPNSHLEEAAAEVELAAEGSHLGSQQAVSADYADTGYEPGQLYPWPLGSDALTLTNSVPMNPSFRERWHESVQRLLQRALLPQCVPHQDLYLLVGAVPSEHMLGGRVAVPELVWLAACCAVPGGGWALGFVLHPRAGAVIEDVMLKDLERLLPTNPQLFHNNCGEAEQDTEKLRKILEAVTQVQEEERAALAEGGPQTLPVSAPKSPKEEEEKEEEAEAQGSWLGRLLGLLATPFLKLLQLLYALVLGALRGALHLLWFSTKYVIRAVEGGLYRLGSGTASYLLAIGSELVIIPWKVVQVLLRVLGALLRILCCLLKIVCRILGLPVRVLLDVAAFPVHTVGAIPAVCRDIAVGLGGTLALFFNMASGTVGGLLQVLLGVCRRIGPRVPLPLDSTGDL, from the exons ATGGGCCCCGCGCCCCGCCTGGCCCTCGCCCTGCTGGCGGCCCTGCTGGCCCCGCGGGCCGCCCGCCGGGTGCCCGACGCCGAGGAGGGCTTCGGGGACTGCGACGGCTTCTTCTACGCCGGGGCGGCGCCCGCCGGCCGCTTCCAGGACGCGCTGAAGCTGTGCCAGCGCTCGGGGGGCGCCGCGCGCTTCGCCACCCTCTACAGCACCCGCCACCGCGCGCCCCTCTTCTCCGCCTTCCGCGCCCCGGGCCCCGCGCGCCCCGCGGACGCGCCCCGCTGGCTGCTGGAGCCCCAG ATCGAGGACCCCAACAGCCACCTGGAGGAGGCGGCCGCTGAGGTGGAACTGGCAGCCGAAGGGAGCCACCTGGGGAGCCAGCAGGCTGTGAGCGCCGACTATGCAGACACAGGGTATGAGCCGGGACAGCTGTACCCGTGGCCGCTGGGCAGCGACGCCCTCACTCTCACCAACTCTGTGCCCATGAACCCATCTTTCCGGGAGCGCTGGCATGAGAGTGTGCAGCGCCTGCTGCAGCGAGCCCTGCTCCCGCAGTGTGTCCCGCACCAGGACCTGTACCTGCTGGTGGGCGCCGTGCCCTCCGAGCACATGCTTGGTGGCCGGGTGGCCGTGCCTGAGCTCGTATGGCTGGCGGCCTGCTGCGCTGTGCCCGGTGGGGGCTGGGCCTTGGGCTTTGTGCTGCACCCCCGGGCCGGGGCGGTCATTGAGGATGTGATGCTGAAGGACCTGGAGCGGCTGCTGCCCACGAATCCCCAGCTCTTCCACAACAACTGCGGCGAGGCCGAGCAAGACACGGAGAAGCTGCGGAAGATTCTGGAAGCCGTCACCCAGGTGCAGGAGGAGGAGCGGGCCGCACTGGCCGAGGGGGGCCCCCAGACTCTGCCTGTGTCGGCTCCGAAGTCAccgaaggaggaggaggagaaagaggaggaagccGAGGCCCAGGGCAGCTGGCTGGGGAGGCTCTTGGGCCTCCTGGCCACCCCGTTCCTGAAGCTTCTGCAGCTTCTCTATGCCCTGGTGCTGGGGGCGCTTCGGGGGGCCCTGCACCTCCTGTGGTTCTCCACCAAGTATGTGATTCGGGCTGTGGAGGGCGGCCTGTATCGCCTGGGCTCGGGCACTGCCTCCTACCTGCTGGCCATCGGGTCCGAGCTGGTGATCATCCCCTGGAAGGTGGTCCAGGTCCTGCTGCGGGTCTTGGGGGCCCTCCTGCGCATCCTCTGCTGCCTGCTCAAGATCGTGTGTCGCATACTGGGCCTGCCTGTCCGCGTGCTGCTGGACGTGGCCGCCTTCCCCGTGCACACGGTGGGTGCCATCCCGGCCGTGTGCAGGGACATCGCCGTGGGCCTCGGGGGCACCCTGGCGCTGTTCTTCAACATGGCCTCGGGCACCGTGGGGGGCCTCCTGCAGGTGCTGCTCGGTGTGTGCCGGCGGATCGGCCCACGGGTCCCTCTGCCTCTAGACAGCACCGGGGACTTGTAG